The nucleotide sequence CAACACGCCGAGCGTTTCTACGTGCACTACCGCACTTTCGTGACCATCGATAAAGAGCAGGACTACAGCTTTGCGCTGCGCTCCAGCGGCGGCGGCGCGCAGCTACGCCTTGGCAACATGATTGTCTTTGACGACGACCCCTACACCGAGGGCGGCGAGGGCTCAGGACGGGCGCATCTCAAACCCGGTATCTATCCGATGTCGCTCTCGTATTATCATCTGGGCGGGCCGGTGAGCCTGCAGATGGAGATGCGCGATGAAAGCGGCGAGCCCTACCCCGCCGAGCATTTCCGTACACTGCCGCCAGGGCCGGTGAGCTTCTACGGACAGCTCCCGAGCTGGGCCGCGCCCGTGAACGCGCCGGCGGCTCCGAATTCACTACCACCCTCCGACATCGCGCCGATCCAGCGCTGAGCGCGCTACTCGCCCTTTTCGACGGGAAGCTCTGCCTTCCACCACGCGCGCATGCCGCCGCGGAGCTGGCAGACCTGGTCGAAGCCCGCGTCCCTCAGCAGCCGGACGGCCGGGATACTCCGGTGCGCCGACAGGCAGATCGCCACGACCGGGCGCGCCGGATCGAGCGCCAGCACATCGAGCTGCGATTTCAGGGAAGTAATGGGCGCGCTGC is from Chrysiogenia bacterium and encodes:
- a CDS encoding rhodanese-like domain-containing protein translates to MAKSSLWWVPFGGVPEISAEELHGQLNREQAPQILDVRTTLEWKTSRIPGARSAPITSLKSQLDVLALDPARPVVAICLSAHRSIPAVRLLRDAGFDQVCQLRGGMRAWWKAELPVEKGE